The DNA region tgcaCTTGGTTTCACTAGATCTGTATCATTGAGGACAATTATTTTGTTCATTACTCAAAAATATTTAGCTGTGTTTTTAGATAACACTTCTACTCAACTATGAGGCAGATACAGAGATGGTGGGGAATAACAGCAGGCCGGAGAAGTGATGACAGAATACAATGAAAATGGTTTATTGAATAATCTAAGTCGCATTGCATTTTAATGTTCACTCTGACCTTATTTAACAGGagtaatgcactgtaataaaaaaataatagacAATATGCTGGTAATTTTCTGTTAATTTTACAGACATGTCCTTTATCCCAAAACACAACTTAATGAAGTAAAACTAAATGTACTTATACACATATAagtaaaacagataaaaacaaattgctttactttacagttttttttcgattgctaaacgtcagtgggcacaactggagctacatgtgcaaaactctaactacaacctgcaataccaaaagtcacctgagcacaactcttaacacatgactcaaaacagctcagttcagccaaacactaaacacaaccctcactgagataacacacactgtcactcacaacacactgagaggaaaaacactaacatcaaacaccaatacagaAATTACTAatttttatctttacagtttgaacaatttcagtgacttcatacaaagtaatattttcttcaaataatgatgtatttattgattgatttatcacatgatttatttaaattttttgacCAGAACAATTCTTTAAGGTAAATGAAATTTGCAGTTTGCTTCAGTAGTCTGTAGTAGTTTATGGAATTATAGTAATGaggaaaaaaggtagaaactaaaagtacatactgtaatTCAAACAAATAATTGAGGAGCTAATCCTGCCTTTCTCTAGCATCAGGCCACTACCTGCCACCCTTCTCCCTCCACGAACCCGTCTTCCTTGTTCCATTTCCAAAATTTGTCTTTCTAAGCTCTACCtatcatatttatataaaaagtaatattatatataaatgaaatatataaatgaaattggaatttatatttatatgaaattgcaatcagcagtgtttgaaaggcacaaggctgaaatcaattctgttttgaatgtgtggttcacagttttgacagcagtgtgttagcatttgaacaaagtgctgtaaatccacagtgttgtgcaggttgtggttaaagtcatgggataagtgtgtaaagttttgaaaactgtgtttaaccaatgaaaaacgaactagagtttggtccacatgaactgctgctgtgcagactgtagttagagttttgcacatgtgactccagttgtgcccactgacgtttagcaatcgaaaaaaactgtaatacaaCACATATTCTTGGATTGTATTAGCCTACTAAGGAAAAACAATCAATATTTACTGCTTTACAATGATTTAGGATGAtgttaaaaatctttaaaatggaaactattatttatataaactaTTATTTGTGAAGACAATGCAGACTACAACACAAGATACAACAAGAGTAAATTAAAGGTataaaatatgcaaataaaatacaataaattgaATGTAAGCATGTTAGTGTGGATATTTGGCCCTTTCAAATATagtgtaattattatacacaaacaGGTCTTTAACAAGttataatgtatatatattgggtgcatatatacagtactgtgcaaaagtcttaggccaccaccaccaccttGTTGTTTTACAAACAGAACATACTgaaaatatgtataaaaaaataattttcaggactaaatatcttctttaggcatcgtctgtgttaagtgtgacctctcttggcactgaacacatcttgacatttttgagcagaatgaagtaaaaatactaatttcttgaaaattagaaattaggatgtaattttatttaggtttaagagatcctgcactTTCCTGCTATTgttcaagtggaaggggagtttaccttaaaaacttgacacatcagtttacatttttatacagtttttaatgctacatacacatttcctgtattttctggatgtattctataaAAGAGACTGGGAAACAATTATattatgatcactataacattgcaaaaacaacacatctaatggtagcatggtggcctaagacttttgcacagtactgtatgtgtgtgtgtgtgtgtgagtgtgtgagtgtgtgtgtgtgtgtgtgtgtgtgtgtgtgtgtgtgtgtgtgtgtgtgtgtgtgtgtgtgtgtgtgtgtgtgtgtgtgtgtgtgtgtgtgcgtgcatgtgtgtgtgcacataTACATTATTGCTATATATAAAGGACCTTGTTTTGAGGCGCGGCTGAGTCAAGAGGCCTCTGTATGTCAGCATGAGTTTccaccacactgtaaaaataaaaagttgacttaactTACATTTTCAAGGCAACTTGCTGCACAgcttttttgagtttactcaactCTTGGATGATGTAGTTCACCTAACTCAATTTACTGAGTAAGGTTAACTTAAACCAacaagttgaaccaacttaaaCTGATTAGGTAATAAGCAAACTTCTATGTTTACTCAACTACTGACTAAGTTGGATAAAGAGTAATTTAGGATATCCAAATACAACTAATCTACATGTTTTGGACTGTGGTAGTGGACACAGAAAGGTCTCATAAACAAAGTCTTTGTCTGACTTAGCACTTTCTTAAACCAGAGACCTTTTTGCAACAATGGTGCGCAGTAACTCACTGTACTGCCCTTTACACTGAAAACACACTTCTCACTCATGGTaacaatgaacaaacaaaattctttcaaaattactctaaatacaacatataactaacattaacaacaaaacaacataaataaagccagcaaacattaaaacagtcatctttttagtaaatattaaccAAAGAAGTGAATAtgtcgcaatgcatgctgggaaccattccgaccattgttttttttttttattgcttgtTCAGATTACTCAGTTTGGCAAGTTGGGTGAACAAATTGGACAAAAACTTATATATCTAagtccagtcaacaaaataatatttgttagctGAATGATTATGCTTTTTTCATtcagtgaacacaaaataatgaagTGACGCCCTTCAACAAAGAAATCTTTGTTCAAGTTACTTAATTTTCTTCAACTTaaagttggattttttacagtgggtaCTCCGGTTTACTCACTGTTAAAGACATGCAAGTCTAGCTGAATTAGAGATGCTTAAAATGGCCCTCATTTCATTTTGTGTAGATTAATAATTTCTCTTACCATGTATATCTAGCCGTAGGTGCTGGAGTGGcactaaacaaaaataaataaatgaataaattatgtaATGCTTACTTAAACAATTAActaaatgcaaatgttttttgttaCTTTGAGGCATTTATGTTGGTTATGAATATGTTGCGACTTACTTGCATCTTTTGCCTATAAAGAAACACAGTCCTCCAGCCAGAAGAGTGGCTCCAAGACCAAAGAAGACTGGAATCAGGATGTGGTTGACATCAGTTTGTTCTGCTAAGATCACAATTACATCATTTACTCCATGAAATGATCATTTTAGTTTCTTTGGTTGCAGCTAAACTCAACAGGCAGTGATCACTAAAGATTCATTTTATATAAAGGGAAGCTTTAACATTTAGAAATGTTCTTCTCTGTTCCAACTTTTAGAGAAAAATAAGTGATATGAGTTAAGAGAGTAATACAAGTCGTTGGAGGATGACAAAACttttatgatgatgatgatatatGGAAGGTTGTGTCTTAAGCATTAAAAGACTATTTGAAATAGTTGTGTATGAGTCCCATGGCTGTACCAGGTTGAGAACTAAAAAGTGCAGAATTTGCAAGGAACCAAAGATATTACAGTAAGGAGAAATGCAAGGGCAAATAACAATGCAAATAATGATCTCTCATAGATCTCAAAACGTACAAACATCTTGAAGATTTAAGTAGAAGATCATAACATCCATTCTTTTTATCATACCTTTCACAAAGATGGGACGGCTGGCTACAAATTTATCCTTGACACCATGGTAACTGACTGTGCACATGATATCGCTGTGATCATCCTCTTTTGTGGGTGTGAAGGACAGAATAGACTCAACTTCCCAGTTCCCATGACCCATGTCCTTATAGCTCATCATGTTATGGCCATTGTGATTCCAGGTGAGAGTGGGCTGGTGGGAGGGGCAGGTGTGCCTGACAGAGCATCTGAAGATCGCAGGATGACCCTCCTGTACAGCCAGATCAGAATGCAGCTCCGGTTGTAAGGCTTTCTCTAGATTGTAAATTATAAAATGCACATCTATGATACGAAATTAAAGTGTAAACCAGTGTTTAATACAGTGCCACACTTTTGCATTTAGATTGTTGTTAGTAAAGTTCCCcactgaaaaaaaacacaaaatctaatggtttccattaaaacaaATTATACATTTCCCATTATTACTATTAAATGCATAAGAATTTCTATTGTTTTTCTCAGAAGGTTTAATAGAATAAAAAATACTTACCAAGCATACTAATGTGTACACAATTTTCCACAAAGGAGTATCtgtttttttctgatgtctCTAATTCAACTCTAAAACAAAATGGGCCGTTGTCATGGTCTTTGACTTCATCGATCTCCAGTGAGCAGTTTAATTCACCCAGTCGTCCAACCAGTCTGGTGCGACCCTTGAAATTGTCTAAGACTCTTGTTTCATCCTCATAATAGACGTAGTCATCccatttgtcttttttgtgcCAAATACCTCTTGTACGAGCAGAGGGCTGTCTTGTTTGGGGGTATTGGAATGTACAGGGCAGCACAACACAAGATGAGACCAAAGCTTTCATTTCGTGCTCTACTTTTACCTTCCAAACATCAGCAAACACGAAAACcccaaaaactaaaaaaaataaataaatgtgattaaAATCTGTGAAAATAAGTGAAGGATCAAATGAGGTTAGAAAAATTAAATACATGTACATGTTATAAAAAGTAACTGTAAATAATGAGTTagacaaaatataaataatgtgTCCATTCAGAGCATGAATGTTATGTTATACAGTCATACTCTGAAGCCAGTAAAACAAAACCGTTGTCTTTGCCCTCATAAACTTTATATTTACAGTCATAAACcctgtgtttatatttacagtatatttgaTTAGGGGACCCAAACAATGGGAATTATGTTTCATTTCCATATAAtccaaaaatatatcaaaatgaaGGGCTGCCTGGTGTCTGGCAAGATATAAAGtactaaataaatgtaaaaagttaTTAAGGACAAGGAAAAGCAAAGATTCAAAAACTAAtggatatttaaatgtaaaaaaacaactttACAAAAACATGTTAAGTGATAGAAATTAAAAAGTAAGCTACATTTACAAACATAATTGCGTACtgatttaataaattgtataggGGATAAAACAAAGCAAACTGTTACAAATGCAAAGCAATTTTTACATATGAAAAGTTTAACCTAAAAAAAGGCATGTCAAACATTGTGTCCGAATCTCACGCCCAATATAACATGCATGAATAGAGGGGAAAGAAACGCAGTACCTTGGAAAAAAAGATGAAGTAACAGCTGTCCTTTCATCCTGGATCACAATGTGTGCTCTTATTCACAAAAACTACAAACAAGATTCGTCATTTAATACACCGAAAACAATAATATGCAGAACTGTACAACTTTCACCAGTTTACCATCTAACTGTTTTTATAACTTTCACTTTCCATTGGGCGGTACCTTTTTCCCTACGTAAACTCAAAAGGAAAGTGAACATACTAATGCTGCGGTCCAGGCAACCTGCAACCCGTAAATCGAGTAGGGGGAGGCTGCAGACCTGGAGCCGGTAGATCTAAGCCCCTGGGAGTTTTACGCCCCTGGGAGTTTTACGCCCCTGGCAGTTTTACGCCCCTGGCAGTTTTACGCCCCTGACAGTTTTACGCCCCTGTTGTTCCTCGTGGGTCCAGTAGGGGGAGACTGTTTATTAGTTAGTATATGAGCCTAGTCATATCAGAACAGCAGACCGTATGATAGCAGCAGACCTTCTTGAAGCGATACGAATTGAGGTATGTTAAATAATCTGCTAAAGTTATTGTTGTTGATTGTATTAtaatgatacatttattatttataaacgaTTGATGCGATATACTGCCATTAATTATAAGTAACCATTGTTTCTAACACTATTCAacctttgctttatttatttttttcagtgagcGAGAGCACTTTGATATGAGGATAAAACAACATTCAGAGTTGCAAACCATCGGAGAGTCATCTACAGGAGTCATGCTGTTAAGAAATAACCAATTAGTGTAATGTAACAGTAATATCATATTCTGATATAAGATATAAAGTGATCAGACGTCCAAAATCCAAATATGTGATGATGTAGGAAGGATATAAGATATTTTAAAAATCACACACTATAAATATGATAAAGATGCAGAAACAGATAGTTGCAgtaaaataagatattttaataaggtgaagaaacaaattaaaaatgatttgtaacccccccccctctctctctctctctctctctcacacacgcacgcacgcgcacgcacgcacgcacgcacgcacacacacacacacacacacacacacacattctggtttccaggttttgtggggacattccatagacgtaatgcattttataccatacaaactgtatattctattccccttacctgccccattccctaaccccaaccatcacaaaaacctttcttgtaccttagattttcaataaacatcatcttgtttgatatataagcttgtttcctcatggggacatcaaaatgtccccacaaggtcacaaaaacactggtattcctatctttgtggggacaattggttcccacaacgtgataattaccaggtacacacacacacacacacacacacacacacacacacacacacacacacacacacacacacacacacacacacacacacacacacacaaacccctGAAAGAGGACTGTTTTGCAGAGCTTCTTTCCCGTGCTCCCTTTCTGTAGTTCAAGAGAGGTAcccctgctaaaaaaaacaccatcaaaccagcatggaccagcatgggaattatgctggtctatgctggtttagctggtcgtcacagcataccagcaccaaaacacaacatatgctggtatgaccagcatgggatgctggtgctaatgctggtttagctggtgctaatgctggtttttGTGCTGGTTTacctggtgctaatgctggtgctgatgctggtttgatgctggtttagcttgtgttcactagcaaaacagcaccaaaacacaacatgtgctggtcttgctggtatgctgtttttttcagcaggggtgAGTTGGAGCcttatctttaaaaacacagacacaaccAATGACAACAACTGAGACTGATGGTTGTCGTTTCCAAACTGGGTCTCCTCAATGTGCTCCCTACAAAGGAAAACATCCTCTGTTCCAGATCCTCCCGCACAATGTGCATGTCTGTTGACATCTTAGCTTGTGAAAGCTTGACGGATCACGCAGGCAGCTCACAgcaccttataataataataataaacacttATATAGCGCCTTACACAATACTCACAACCGAGAAACTCTTGTtattattactttattttacccCACCTCTCCCAGCAGGGTGAACACCGGCTGGTAAACATAGCCTAGTAAACGTTAGCTGGCTACGATTTCAGTACAGTAATATCATTAATCCTTTCTCTTTCTCAATTGTCTGGTAAAATTCTATTTTCAAAATACAACCAGTAGTACGGTAATGTTAAAACGTACTGGTGAAAAGGAATCCCAAGGGCTCTATTTGCGATCGTCCGCCGattagaacaggaaaatgctccACAGTGCTCTGTCATCTTATCTGCTGCCACGCAACGAAACTAAGAGTATGACCGGTTTAAGATGGTGGCCGTATTTCTCAGTCCCCAGCAGCCTATAGGGGATCTAGTCTTCTATATGATATCTGTGCGTAAATCTACCGGCCCCAGGTCTGCAGCCTCCCCATATAGGGtaaatcacgacttcaaaaccacgactcacgactctgaactgggagtgcatcgatctagtacgagttcacgggtgggagtcacgggtttgactgccatTCCAGTGAACTTTcacaggtagaaggttgtaaaaacatgggttacaggctgcctggaatgCATAGAgacgtgagtcgtggttttgaagtcttAATTAACGGGCTCAAAAACCTACCTGAAACGCAGCGTAAGTGTAACAGTCAAGTGAtaaagaaaatatgtttttgttctAAGACCCCACCCTGAAACTGTCTTTAATAAGCCCCTGTAACCCACAATAAACTGAGCATTAAGCAACTGCCTGTCACGGTGCTTATGTGTTCCCAGGATCCAGCATGGAAACTGTTGCTCTGAGTGGTATAGATTTATTCTAACATTTTAATACAATTAATTGTTAAATGTAACAAACGTTTCCATGTTTCCTTACCTATAAGGGTAGATTTGGGTAGGTAAAGTTGAGatattttggtcttttttcCAAGAAAATTTGCTACGTAGTGCGTCCTACACTGTGGCTGTTTCTCAAACGaaaggctgcatcctccggaggttgcatatgcaggctgcatacaaCATCAAGCATGGTTTATTTCAGTtgactgagcattacattcgcaagtcataattattacaacaatttacgattaactaaaataataatagtcaactttataattgttaatattctgaaataagacaatCTTTATGACGTTTGCaacctacaaatgcgacctctggaggacTCAGCCTTCCGATTAAGAAACGGACAGTTTTAACTCGAGCGGAAAAACAGCCAATTACAATTTAGAACTTATAACAAGTCCCGCCTCTCTGAGGTCCTGATTGGTCTACCGATACACAAACCGCTGGGATGGGAGTGGGGTATTTCCAAACTGAACAAACAATAATTGTCAAAATTAATGACAGttattttattagtatgtgtatATTAACTAGGGACGGTAAAACAAGGCTAATTTCAACCCATTGCTTCCCCAAAATGATTGACTTGAAAACGAAAATGAAACACCGCACGCTGAGGACATCTGCTGTTCAAACACGTGTAAATGCAAGAGACTTTCACTGGAAAATCTGAATCAAgaattaaacacacacacgcaatgAAAGACAGGCGTTTTATTTATGGCATAACTgtatgattattttttttacacagaATTTAGGAATATATATCATTAATATTCAGACACAGCCTGCTCAAAAAAGCTGAAGTATATGATATAATTATGAAgcctgtgttttttttaatgtcttCACACTACATGATAGAATGTAAACATCAAGATGTAATGccaagtattgttttttttacaaattatttaaaaaaaaaaatcatgatgtACAATCGTAAAGAAAACACACATGCTTGTCAACATGTATAGTATTTTTGCTTAATTCTAAATAAAACctcattttaaaaaaactttgcacTTTGTTTCactagttccctttcagtcggtcactacgacgtcacgtcgtgaccgacgaattgggaactgcTTCGCGGggacctatctgcttcgagaaactatTAAAAAGCCAATGAAATtcgcatgcaggtatttgcatttgccggcgccgccccgctgCGCGAGTATTTAACGAGAGGCAGGTGCGTATACCAAATTactcttttcgctgagaaagccggtaGATCAACTGCTATTGAGAAGCTCTCTCTGCTCGTGGGGATACGCTACGTGTTGGTGTTGTTGGAGAGATAGCATTTTAGCGGAGGCTCGCAGAATTCCACCTCTTTACTTTCACGTTGAATTTGAGTTTGAGTGTGTGCGTTGCGCTcccctgtgtgcttcatcaactCAGCACAGCattaaagagtgatttccctaaatgAGCAGTACGTGTTgaatttgtgtctttttaaagacaacCATTCTCTCGTGTCTCGGCAAGTgcatctttttaaagatgtaatttCGCTGTGCGTTTCGGATGTGACAGATATATGGGTCCTGGCACGATTTCTGTCTCTCGTGCCTGACTGTGCACATTGAGACGGCGTTCGTGAAGGGTTCATACTCCTAAAAAGAGTATGACCCTTTTGGATTTGCGGAGATGGTTTCGTACCTCTGGGAACGTTACCCCCCCTCTGTTGCTGAGCCCCGTTAAAGGTGCAGTGGCAAAAAGCTCAGGAGGATGATCTCTATATAACAGTGCTGAACCAGTCTGCAGACTGGTAGCTTTCAGCACCCTGATCCATAGGGGTATAGATAGGTCTGGTGGCACGTGTTCTACGTTGCCCTCGAATTCTGTCGGGCCTCATCAGGATTCTATGTCTGTCGCAATATCAGGGGGCCGTCTATTTTGCTCGCCGACTGGACCACATCCTCCTTGGGGTAGGGTTGCGGTTCCGTGTTCGACCTATTGTAACGGCTAGGTTCACTCGGGTGGCGGCAGCGGTTGGTTATGAGTGGTCTCAGTCACCATCTCACCAGCCGTTACGCCTTTGATTGGCACTCGGGTCTGCAAGATCAGCGCAGTCCTAACCTCCCATACCTTTCTTTCCCGGAGTTCATGATGGTTGGTGTGGTCGTGGAAAACCCATTTTCCTCCTTGAACCGACCGTTCAGCCATCACCTCTCATCTCTCTTGACGGTGAGGCCGCTAAGGGTAAAGCTGCTCCCAAACGACCAGCCACCCTTCCCTCATGTGCCCCCTGGGCTGTGGGGAGGCGGTCTCTGCTGTGCACGCCATAGCGTTGCTGTAGGTTATCCAGGCGAGAGCACTGAAGGATCTGCACAAGGGAGGTCACGATCTGGCGGTGTACACTGACCTGGCGTTGAGAGCGTCCATGGTCACCGCACAAGCCGTTGGATGTGCAATGTCCACTCTGGTGGTCCAGGAATGCTATTTTTGCCTTTTTCTTGCGGACATGAAGGAGGTAGACAAGAAATATCTCCTGAATGCTCCGAGAACCCTGACCAGCCATTTTGGCGATGCGGCTGAGAGCATCATACGACAGCTCTCGGCCGCCCTAGAGCAGACTGGGGCTATCACGCCACGTCAGAGCCTAAATGCCTCGTTATGTCGGCACCTCGGTTTGCTCCTCGCCTAGGGTGTCCTGCTATGGCATTTTTCGTTCCTACATCCGCTTAAGCGGCAGCTCCAGGAACCCGCCGTATAAGCAGTTCACCCCCGGTCAGCCCGCTATGAGGTGGAAAACGAAACCAAGCGGCCTGGGGGGGCGACCTGGAGATGGAGGGGATCAATCTCGGAGACGGTAAAACGAAtccatggattttttttttctgttccTCCGCTTTTTTTACCGGTACCGGGCGAATTCCtcttccttctccaggtcttcaaaGGAGCTCTAGAGCTACGGACGGGTGCAAAGCCCTGCGTCCTTACTCTCCTCCCTCGCCAGCGGGTGTCACAGCGGCAGAGTCTTTTACAACAAGATCTCCCCAGCTTAGCCACCCATCAACGGAAACAGGTGAGTGTTACAATGCATGACACCTCTGTCGGTGCGCTCACAGAGTGCGCATCTGCAATCACCTCCGCTCCtcgcgtactttcatgtctcgATACTTCCTcgacacaggccgtttctccgctttgcatTCGAGGGGCAGGCATATCAGTACAAAATCTTACCGTTcgggctttctctctctccccgtgtcttCACAAAAATTGTCGAGAGGGCaataaaacccctgagagagagcaGTGTGCGCATTCTAGTGTATCTCGACGATTGGTTAACAATAGCCCAGTCCCGTCAGATCTTTGCGATCACACGGACCGTGTGTTTAAACACCTCGCCCGTCTCGGTCTTCaagtcaactgggaaaagagcaaactttgccccacgcagaggatctcttttttCTGCATGGAACTGAATTCGGTCGATTTAACCGCACGTTTAACAGAAGTGCGTG from Paramisgurnus dabryanus chromosome 8, PD_genome_1.1, whole genome shotgun sequence includes:
- the LOC135770792 gene encoding sialic acid-binding Ig-like lectin 14 isoform X1; the protein is MKGQLLLHLFFQVFGVFVFADVWKVKVEHEMKALVSSCVVLPCTFQYPQTRQPSARTRGIWHKKDKWDDYVYYEDETRVLDNFKGRTRLVGRLGELNCSLEIDEVKDHDNGPFCFRVELETSEKNRYSFVENCVHISMLEKALQPELHSDLAVQEGHPAIFRCSVRHTCPSHQPTLTWNHNGHNMMSYKDMGHGNWEVESILSFTPTKEDDHSDIMCTVSYHGVKDKFVASRPIFVKAEQTDVNHILIPVFFGLGATLLAGGLCFFIGKRCNATPAPTARYTCVVETHADIQRPLDSAAPQNKVLYI
- the LOC135770792 gene encoding myelin-associated glycoprotein-like isoform X2, with the protein product MKGQLLLHLFFQVFGVFVFADVWKVKVEHEMKALVSSCVVLPCTFQYPQTRQPSARTRGIWHKKDKWDDYVYYEDETRVLDNFKGRTRLVGRLGELNCSLEIDEVKDHDNGPFCFRVELETSEKNRYSFVENCVHISMLEKALQPELHSDLAVQEGHPAIFRCSVRHTCPSHQPTLTWNHNGHNMMSYKDMGHGNWEVESILSFTPTKEDDHSDIMCTVSYHGVKDKFVASRPIFVKEQTDVNHILIPVFFGLGATLLAGGLCFFIGKRCNATPAPTARYTCVVETHADIQRPLDSAAPQNKVLYI